One genomic region from Nymphaea colorata isolate Beijing-Zhang1983 chromosome 12, ASM883128v2, whole genome shotgun sequence encodes:
- the LOC116265259 gene encoding flotillin-like protein 6 — protein MAFVVARPSEILVITGYRIKDVKLARKAWVWPGQHCSRVKTSPVNYSVEVQAMSSEKLRFLLPAVFTIGPRLDDNESLLRYAKVMPLASKNFAKHLEDLVLGIVMGETRVVAASMTMEEIFKGTKEFKREVFEKVQLELNQFGLHIYNANVKQLRDIEGCNYFYNLGRKIQMEAASDVAETETKGRILSKAREARVLQNAAKLDSETKIAEERMKFESSKAAMKMASEKEILQNEMDASVAESAWLLESRRAVSQGRADKARLEAEKAMAIREAELDVELESKAAMVKGERARAQAAVDSAARAQEADSRYYQQQKKADAQRYAEEKEAEAKKLAADAEMYANQRKADADLYRKMREAESLVALSDAQAHHIQVLLDALGGNYGALRDYIMLQNGLYREVARSLGGGLPHDSAVKQACLMRRAAGAPTQMLVGYGGSGGNIPDGSLSSVNDVLNVAMETMVGTYKMTAPVVEEHVQDNKGDEVKPALVVPEPDSDAKSTTSSN, from the coding sequence ATGGCGTTCGTGGTGGCGAGGCCGTCGGAGATTTTGGTGATCACCGGCTACCGGATCAAGGACGTGAAGTTGGCGAGGAAGGCGTGGGTATGGCCCGGCCAGCACTGCTCCAGGGTCAAGACCTCTCCCGTCAACTACTCCGTGGAGGTCCAGGCCATGAGCTCCGAGAAGCTCCGCTTCCTGCTGCCTGCCGTCTTCACCATCGGACCTCGCCTGGACGACAACGAGAGCCTGCTGAGGTACGCCAAGGTCATGCCACTGGCCAGCAAGAACTTCGCCAAGCACCTGGAAGACTTGGTTTTGGGCATCGTGATGGGGGAGACCAGGGTGGTGGCGGCTTCCATGACCATGGAGGAGATTTTCAAGGGGACCAAGGAGTTCAAGAGGGAGGTGTTCGAGAAGGTGCAGCTGGAGCTCAACCAGTTCGGGCTCCACATCTACAACGCCAACGTGAAGCAACTCAGGGACATCGAGGGCTGCAACTACTTCTACAACCTCGGCCGGAAAATCCAGATGGAGGCCGCCTCCGACGTCGCCGAGACGGAGACGAAGGGCCGGATCCTGTCCAAGGCCCGAGAGGCCCGGGTGCTCCAGAACGCTGCCAAACTCGACAGTGAGACGAAGATTGCCGAGGAGAGGATGAAATTCGAGTCGTCGAAGGCAGCGATGAAGATGGCGTCGGAGAAGGAGATCCTCCAGAACGAGATGGACGCGTCAGTGGCTGAGTCCGCCTGGTTGCTCGAGTCCCGCAGGGCCGTGTCCCAGGGCCGGGCCGACAAGGCCAGGCTCGAGGCCGAGAAGGCCATGGCGATCCGGGAGGCAGAGCTGGACGTGGAGCTCGAGTCTAAGGCGGCGATGGTAAAAGGGGAGCGTGCCAGGGCGCAGGCGGCGGTGGATTCGGCGGCGAGGGCGCAGGAAGCCGACTCCAGGTACTACCAGCAGCAGAAGAAAGCCGACGCCCAGCGCTATGCAGAGGAGAAGGAGGCCGAAGCAAAAAAACTTGCCGCCGACGCGGAGATGTACGCCAACCAGAGGAAAGCGGACGCCGATCTATACAGGAAGATGAGGGAAGCTGAATCCTTGGTCGCCCTCTCCGACGCGCAGGCCCACCACATACAGGTACTGCTGGACGCACTGGGCGGTAACTACGGCGCGTTGAGGGACTACATCATGCTCCAGAACGGCCTCTACAGGGAGGTCGCGAGGTCCCTTGGTGGTGGGCTGCCTCATGACTCCGCCGTCAAGCAGGCATGCCTGATGAGGAGGGCAGCGGGGGCGCCAACACAGATGCTGGTCGGCTACGGCGGATCGGGCGGCAACATTCCCGATGGCAGCTTATCGTCCGTCAACGACGTGCTGAACGTTGCGATGGAGACGATGGTGGGGACGTACAAGATGACGGCGCCGGTGGTAGAGGAGCATGTGCAAGATAACAAGGGTGACGAGGTCAAACCGGCGTTGGTTGTGCCTGAACCTGATTCAGACGCCAAGTCCACCACCAGCAGCAACTGA